A single Neospora caninum Liverpool complete genome, chromosome VIIb DNA region contains:
- a CDS encoding putative Gbp1p protein, with translation MPAQDEQQQQLPREAAATTEPSCRVYVGNLSWKVRWQHLKDHMKQAGEVLRADVFEDFQGRSKGCGIVEYTNVEDAQKAIKELTDTELFDRLIFVREDREDGQKFSGGRGGGYGSRGGYGGRGGGPMWASGYYGGGMYRGRGGGGYYGGYGGRFNGPPPYNMYGDMGYYGGPRAFRGRGGMRGGMRGGFGAYGGGFRGGRGGYAGGAGGHGDGSGRQVFVSNLPWRTSWQDLKDLFRECGDVVRADVMTMPDGRSKGVGTVLFSTPEGAQRAVELFNEYMLDGRPISVRIDRVA, from the exons ATGCCAGCG CAGGAcgagcagcagcagcaactcccgcgggaggcggcggccACTACG GAGCCCTCCTGCAGAGTGTATGTGGGTAACCTGTCGTGGAAAGTTAGGTGGCAGCACCTGAAGGACCACATGAAGCAGGCCGGCGAAGTGTTGCGGGCGGATGTGTTCGAGGACTTCCAAGGCCGCAGCAAGGGTTGCGGTATTGTCGAGTACACAAACGTCGAGGATGCCCAGAAGGCCATCAAGGAGCTCACAGATACGGAGTTGTTTG ATCGGTTGATTTTCGTTCGTGAAGATCGTGAAGACGGACAGAAGTTCAGCGGCGGCCGCGGAGGCGGGTATGGAAGCAGGGGAGGTTACGGGGGTAGAGGGGGTGGCCCGATGTGGGCAAGCGGCTACTATGGCGGAGGGATGTATagaggcagaggcggcgggggCTACTACGGGGGCTATGGAGGACGATTCAACGGTCCGCCTCCCTACAACATGTACGGCGACATGGGCTACTACGGAGGTCCCAGGGCGTTCCGCGG GCGCGGCGGCATGCGCGGTGGCATGCGTGGCGGTTTCGGCGCTTATGGAGGTGGCTTCCGAGGTGGCCGTGGAGGATACGCTGGTGGCGCGGGTGGCCATGGCGACGGGAGCGGCCGACAAGTTTTCGTCTCCAACTTGCCGTGGAGGACTTCGTGGCAAGATCTGAAGGACTTGTTCCGAGAATGCGGTGACGTCGTCAG AGCCGACGTGATGACGATGCCCGATGGCCGATCAAAGGGTGTGGGCACTGTGCTTTTCTCCACCCCTGAGGGAGCGCAACGCGCGGTGGAATTGTTTAACGAGTACATGCTGGACGGCCGTCCCATTTCAGTGCGAATTGACCGAGTGGCGTAG